The Polyangium mundeleinium genome contains the following window.
TGCCACCCCTCCGCCGCTGGCACAAGCTCGGCCTGGAATCGGAGACCGTTTGCCCAGGGATGCCACCCCAGCGTCCTCCCGCCGATACCGCCAATCTCCCTGTCCCTCACGCCACGCGCCCTCCCTTCGCCCACCCCCCGCACCCCCTCGAAATCCTGCTACGGTCCCGCCCCATGGAACCCCGCACCTTCGGCCCCCTCCGCGTCCACGTTCGGGGCGGCGACGATCACCGCGGCGGCGGCGACGGCCCCGCGATTCTGCTCTGCCACGGCTTCGGCGCGCCCGGGGAAGACCTCGTCAGCCTCTGCCGCGTCATCGACGCCGGTCGCGGCGTCCGCTGGTTCTTCCCCGAAGCCCCCCTCGAAGTCGAGGTCGGCCCCGGCATGCGCGGACGTGCCTGGTGGGACATCGGCATGGATCGGCTGATGACGCTCCTCATGCGCGGCGACATCGACGGCGCCATGAAGCGCCTCGACGAGGTGCCCGAAGGACTCGCGCCGGCCCGGGATGCGCTCGCGGAGACCGTCGAGGTCCTCGGGAAGGAATACGGCGTGCGGCGGGATCAGCTCGTCGTGGGCGGGTTTTCCCAGGGCGCCATGGTCACGACCGAGCTCGTGACCCACCTCCGCGAGCCTTTCGCCGGCCTCGCCGTGCTCTCGGGGACCCGGCTCGGCGGCGAGCGCTGGCAGGCCGGGCTCGATGCCGTCGGGGAGCGGCTTGCGGCGTTCATCTCGCACGGACGGCGAGATCCGCTCCTGCCTTTCGGGCGCGCCGAGATCCTCCGGGACATGATGACCGCCGCGAAAGCGCGCGTGACGTGGGTGCCGCACGGTGGGGCGCACGAGATCCCCCCGGCCGTCGTGAGCGGGCTCGGGACGTTCGCGCAGGCCCGGCACGGCGGGGCGTAGCTCCCAGGGCTCCCCTTTTCGGGCCCACGGGCGTAGACTCGTTTCCATGCTCCGCCGCTTCCACATCGCCGAGCCTTGCAGCGAACGCTGGGAGTCGATGACGGGGTCGGAAGCGCGGCGACATTGCGGTTCGTGTGACAAACAGGTCGTCGCGCTCGCCGAGCTCACGCCCGACGAGGCCGATCGCCTGATCGCCTCGGCCCGGCCGCATTCGCTCTGCGTGCGGGTGGAGCACGACGAGGAGGGGAACGTCCTCTTCCGCCATCCCGAGCCGAGCCCCCCACCTGCCCGGCGTTTGCCCCGGCTGCGCCTCGCCGTGGGCGCCTCGCTGATCGTCGCCGCCTGCGGCAAGAGCGAGCCCGCGCCCACCGCGACGACCGAGGCCGTGAAGCCCGAGGCCGCCGAGGCGCAAGCGCCGCCCACGCCGCCCCCCTCGCCCGAGGCCGAGGCGCTGCCGAAGACGCCGCCCGAGCCGCCGACCGGCCTGAACCCGCACAAGCACAAGCACGACACAGCCACGGTCCCGGGAAAACCGAACACACGGGTCACGACGGGCTGCGCGTGCGCGCTGGACGATCCGCTCTGTAGTTGCCTCTGATCTACGAGGGTTCGCGCGCGGGCGTTGCGTCCGCGGGCCAGAGCCTGCGGAAGCCGAGGCCGACGATCGTCGCGTCACCGCGCTCGACCAGCGCGCCGAAGCGGCACTTCTCGACGAGCGTGCCCTCGTCCACCCGGCCCTCGTCGAGGTAACGGATCCGCTGGCCCTCGGTCAGCTTGGCGAAGACGCGCGCGTCGGCGGCGATCGCCACGAGGTCCCGCGGGAGCTCGGCGTCGAGCGGGGCCGCCACGGCGCGACGGGTCCGGCGGACCACGTTCTCGTCGACCCACACGTCGAGCTCGTCTCCCCGGACGAACAGGACCACGCCCGTGAGCCGAACGCCGCCCGGCGTGGTGAACGTGACCGCGTCGCCGGCCCCGGGCTCGGTCGAGGCGCGGCCGCCGAGGCGCTTGCGCATGGCGTCGACCGTCGGCGGCGGCGGCTTCGGCGTGAGGACGGGCAGCCCCAATTTCCGGACCATCGAGCCAAACATAACGCGCCCCGCCCGCCGCCGCGATCCCTGTCGCGTGCATCCCCTCCACCGTGACCTCCCCTACGGTTTTCCCACGGAGCACGATTTATTTTACGTGGTCTCACTTTTTTTACGGACGAACGGGTCGTTCGACACATGGAGCTCATTGAGGGGCCTCTGCGGTCCGGTCCCGTAAAACCCCATGCTCGACACGTACGTCCTTCCCGTCTCCCCCGACGAACCCACGACGGTGGCCGAGAGCCTGGCGCTGCTGGAGCACGAGCTCGACGAGGTGCCGGACGCCGTTTTTCCCGGTCTGTCAGGACAGCCACCGGAGCTCGACCCCTGGGAGGTAATCAACATCCTGGAAGTCGACATGCACGCCGGACGGCTCAAAGGTTTTGCCGGGTACGTCGGGGGTTTTCCCGCGGCGCTCTGCCTGGTCGGCGCCCTCGCGGCCTTCGGGCCGGGCGCCTCCACGACGGCGGGGCGGGTGCCCACGGTGGCCTGCCTGCTCGTGGCCCCCCGCTACCAGCGGCTCGGGCTCGGCCGGGTGCTGCTCGCCGAGGCCGAGCGCGCGCTCAGGGCCAAAGGGGTGACGTTCGTGGACGCGTACCCGCCGAAGCCGCGGCCCGGGAAGGAGGCGGGGCTGCTCGCCACGTTCCTGCAGGCGGGGTTCGTCCAGGTGGGGGAAGCTGGAGACCGGCTCCTCGTGCGAAAGACGCTGGGGACGACGCGGGCGCGGAAGGTGGGGTGAGCCGCGGGGGTCAGCGTCGCCGCGGCGGACGCCCCCGCGGCGGGCCCGCGGGCGGACGTGCAGGCGACGCCACGGGCGCCGGGGGCGCGGGCGACGCGGGGGACGGGTTTTTCCCGAGCAGGTTCTCCCGGACAACCTCCGCCAGGAGCACGCTCGCCGCGATCGATACGTTCAGCGACCCGACCGACCCGGCCCCCGGGATCGCCACGAGCGCGTCGCATTGCGCCTTGGCGCGCTCGGACAGACCCTCGCGCTCGTGGCCGAGCACCAGGACCACCGGGCGCTTGAAGGCGAACCCGAACGCGTTCGCCGCGGCGTCGCTCTCGCCGCCCACGATCGTGACGCCCCGGGTGCGCAGGCGCGCGAGGGTGTCGGGCAGGTCCGTGGTACGGGAGAAGTCGAGCTGCTCGGCGCCGCCCTCGGCCACGCGGACGGCGTCGGGCGGGAGGCCGGGGTGCGGGGCCGGCGCGCCGAGGAGCGCGGCGTCGAGGCCGAAAAACGCCGCGCTCCGGACGATCGCGCCAATGTTGTAGGGGTTCCGCACGCGCTCGAGCGCGATGGCCGCCCCGCGCGTGCGGACCAGCATGTCCGCGAGCTCGTTCGTTCCGAGCCACGCCCGCGGCCGCGTATGGAGACAGAGCCCCTCGTGGTTTTTCGTGTGCGCGATCCGCTCGAGTTCGTCGTCGCGCAGCTCGTGGCAGGGGACACGGCGCGCCGCGGCCCAGCGAATCAGGGTCTCGAGGTCGCGGCGCGCCTCGCGGCCGTAGGAGACGGCGAGGACGTCGTCCGGGCGGCGGGCGAAGACGGCGAGGCAGGCGCGCAGGCCGTGGACGATCTCGGGGGCCTGGGCGCCGGGGGCTCGCGGGTCGGGCTTCTGCTTCATGAACGGGATCGGACCTTCCGGATCAGTTCGGCGTGGGCTCCTGGCACCCGAGGACGATATCCAGGTCCATGACCACG
Protein-coding sequences here:
- a CDS encoding alpha/beta hydrolase, which produces MEPRTFGPLRVHVRGGDDHRGGGDGPAILLCHGFGAPGEDLVSLCRVIDAGRGVRWFFPEAPLEVEVGPGMRGRAWWDIGMDRLMTLLMRGDIDGAMKRLDEVPEGLAPARDALAETVEVLGKEYGVRRDQLVVGGFSQGAMVTTELVTHLREPFAGLAVLSGTRLGGERWQAGLDAVGERLAAFISHGRRDPLLPFGRAEILRDMMTAAKARVTWVPHGGAHEIPPAVVSGLGTFAQARHGGA
- a CDS encoding GNAT family N-acetyltransferase, which encodes MLDTYVLPVSPDEPTTVAESLALLEHELDEVPDAVFPGLSGQPPELDPWEVINILEVDMHAGRLKGFAGYVGGFPAALCLVGALAAFGPGASTTAGRVPTVACLLVAPRYQRLGLGRVLLAEAERALRAKGVTFVDAYPPKPRPGKEAGLLATFLQAGFVQVGEAGDRLLVRKTLGTTRARKVG
- a CDS encoding TrmH family RNA methyltransferase; translated protein: MKQKPDPRAPGAQAPEIVHGLRACLAVFARRPDDVLAVSYGREARRDLETLIRWAAARRVPCHELRDDELERIAHTKNHEGLCLHTRPRAWLGTNELADMLVRTRGAAIALERVRNPYNIGAIVRSAAFFGLDAALLGAPAPHPGLPPDAVRVAEGGAEQLDFSRTTDLPDTLARLRTRGVTIVGGESDAAANAFGFAFKRPVVLVLGHEREGLSERAKAQCDALVAIPGAGSVGSLNVSIAASVLLAEVVRENLLGKNPSPASPAPPAPVASPARPPAGPPRGRPPRRR